The uncultured Treponema sp. genome includes a region encoding these proteins:
- the gltB gene encoding glutamate synthase large subunit, whose protein sequence is MTEKNKTLYDPSFEHDACGIGAVVNIDGTATHKIVDNALCIVEKLEHRAGKDATGETGDGVGILVQISHQFFKQAAKEIGIELKEARDYGVGMFFFPQDKYIRSQAMKMLEVLAKKENLKFLGWRKVPVNPDVLGQRAKDCMPCIMQCFIERPENISRGLDFDRKLYILRRQFEHSHLNTYIASLSSRTIVYKGMFLVQQLRTFYKDLQSEDYTSSLALVHSRFSTNTQPSWQRAHPNRFIAHNGEINTIRGNVDRMLAREETLDSPVFKDEELREILPAVDATGSDSAMLDNTLEFLVMNGMPLPLAVMVCIPEPWKNDETMSQQKRDFYHYWATMMEPWDGPAAILFSDGDFVGATLDRNGLRPSRYYITKDNMLILSSEVGVLDIPEENIVKKSRLQPGKILLVDTVQKRLISDEEAKKQYINLYPYGEWLNLNLLKLKDLVIPNKKIPVYTQEERDIMYRAFGWNYEDVNEMILPMAQNGVEPTGAMGIDTPLAVMSDKHPPLFNYFKQLFAQVTNPPIDSLREKIVTDTTVYVGTDGNLLEPKSANCTVLEINNPILTGVDMLKLKNLNRPGLKTAVVSLLYYKNTSLKEALDNIFVAIEREYHNGSNIIILSDRGVDENHVAVPSLLAVSGVEQYLIRTKKRTAISIILESAEVRNVHQAAMCLGYGARAVNPYLAHECIAELIDQKLLDKDYHTAIEDYNKGIINGIVKIAAKMGISTIQSYQSAQIFEAIGISKDVIDEYFTNTVSRVGGIGLKEIDEDVNFHHNKAFDPLGLAVNTHLDSVGNHKLRRGPTCEDHLYSPETIIALQEATRTGSYERFKEYTALVDDNAHPHTLRAMLKFSFPEGKEISIDEVEPVSEIVKRFKTGAMSYGSISEEAHRCMALAMNHLHGKSNSGEGGEKPERLGTEANSAIKQVASGRFGVTEEYLLSAKEIQIKMAQGAKPGEGGHLPGKKVYPWIAQTRYATPGVSLISPPPHHDIYSIEDLAQLIYDLKNANRAARISVKLVSEAGVGTIAAGVAKAGAQVILISGHDGGTGAAPISSIHHAGLPWELGLAETHQTLIQNGLRSRVVIETDGKLMSGRDVAIACLLGAEEFGFATAPLITMGCAMMRVCNLDTCPFGVATQNSELRKRFTGKPEYVENFMKFIAEELREIMAKFGFHSIDEMCGHTELLALKEKSAFPRANLVDMSRIIGWKTPEDAKTHFEPADIFDFHLEKTVDEAKLLKAFEKSKKAKKGVFELSVSSTDRTVGTILGSEIQKTFGSSLEEDSYVVNCTGGGGQSFGAFIPKGLTLNLTGDANDYLGKGLSGGKIVVHPSAKATYKAEENIIIGNVALYGATSGSAFINGIAGERFCVRNSGAVAVVEGCGDHGLEYMTGGTAVILGGTGKNLCAGMSGGTAYVLDENHDLYLRLNKQLVSMTEVSDSHDIEIIKDLIQRHEKETGSELAKKILKDFDNYIRHFKKIVPNDYQKMMTEIAKGEERGLNHDEAVLEAFKKLTA, encoded by the coding sequence ATGACTGAAAAAAACAAAACTTTGTATGATCCGTCATTTGAGCATGACGCTTGCGGAATCGGGGCGGTTGTAAACATTGACGGCACGGCGACTCACAAAATCGTGGATAATGCGCTGTGCATAGTTGAAAAGCTGGAGCACCGCGCTGGAAAAGATGCCACCGGCGAGACCGGCGATGGAGTCGGAATTCTTGTCCAGATTTCGCATCAGTTTTTTAAGCAGGCTGCAAAGGAAATCGGAATAGAACTTAAAGAAGCGCGCGACTACGGAGTTGGAATGTTCTTCTTTCCGCAGGACAAATATATCCGCTCGCAGGCGATGAAAATGCTTGAAGTCCTTGCAAAAAAGGAAAATCTCAAATTCCTTGGCTGGAGAAAAGTTCCTGTAAATCCTGATGTTCTTGGTCAGCGCGCAAAAGACTGTATGCCTTGCATAATGCAGTGCTTTATCGAGCGTCCGGAAAATATCAGCCGCGGACTTGACTTTGACCGCAAGCTTTACATTCTGCGCCGCCAGTTTGAGCATTCGCATTTGAACACATACATTGCTTCGCTTTCAAGCCGCACAATCGTCTACAAGGGAATGTTCCTTGTTCAGCAGCTGAGAACTTTCTACAAAGACCTTCAGTCCGAAGACTACACTTCATCCCTTGCGCTTGTTCATTCAAGATTCAGCACGAACACACAGCCGAGCTGGCAGAGGGCGCATCCGAACAGATTCATTGCGCATAACGGAGAAATCAATACAATCCGCGGAAACGTTGACAGAATGCTTGCAAGAGAGGAAACTCTTGACTCGCCTGTTTTCAAGGACGAGGAGCTCCGTGAAATTCTTCCGGCTGTGGACGCGACAGGCTCTGACTCGGCGATGCTCGACAACACTCTGGAATTCCTTGTGATGAACGGAATGCCGCTTCCGCTTGCAGTTATGGTCTGCATTCCTGAGCCTTGGAAAAACGACGAGACGATGAGCCAGCAGAAGCGCGACTTCTACCATTACTGGGCAACGATGATGGAGCCTTGGGACGGACCCGCCGCGATTCTTTTCAGCGACGGAGATTTTGTCGGGGCGACTCTTGACAGAAACGGACTTCGCCCGAGCCGCTACTATATTACAAAAGACAATATGCTCATTCTTTCTTCGGAAGTTGGAGTTCTTGACATTCCGGAAGAAAACATTGTAAAGAAATCACGTCTTCAGCCTGGAAAAATTCTTCTTGTTGACACAGTCCAGAAGCGTCTTATTTCAGACGAGGAAGCGAAAAAGCAGTACATAAATCTATATCCTTACGGCGAATGGCTCAACCTTAATCTTCTGAAGCTGAAGGATCTTGTGATTCCGAACAAGAAAATTCCGGTCTACACGCAGGAAGAGCGCGACATAATGTACCGTGCGTTCGGCTGGAACTACGAAGATGTAAACGAGATGATTCTTCCGATGGCGCAGAACGGAGTTGAACCGACTGGAGCCATGGGAATAGACACGCCGCTTGCAGTCATGAGCGACAAGCATCCGCCGCTTTTCAACTACTTCAAGCAGCTGTTCGCCCAGGTTACGAATCCGCCGATTGACTCTCTGCGTGAAAAAATTGTTACAGACACAACAGTTTACGTTGGAACAGACGGAAATCTTCTTGAGCCGAAAAGCGCAAACTGCACAGTTCTTGAAATAAACAATCCGATTTTGACCGGCGTCGATATGCTCAAGCTCAAAAACTTGAACCGTCCCGGACTGAAAACTGCGGTTGTTTCCCTTTTGTATTATAAAAACACTTCGCTTAAAGAGGCTCTGGACAATATTTTTGTCGCAATCGAGCGTGAATATCACAACGGAAGCAACATAATCATTTTGAGCGACCGCGGAGTTGACGAAAACCACGTCGCCGTTCCAAGCCTTCTTGCAGTCAGCGGAGTTGAGCAGTATCTGATCCGCACAAAAAAGCGCACGGCAATCTCTATCATCCTTGAGTCGGCGGAAGTCAGAAATGTCCATCAGGCTGCGATGTGCTTGGGCTACGGAGCGCGCGCGGTAAATCCTTATCTTGCGCATGAATGCATTGCCGAGCTTATTGACCAGAAGCTTTTGGACAAGGATTACCACACCGCAATCGAAGACTACAACAAGGGAATCATAAACGGAATTGTAAAAATCGCCGCGAAGATGGGAATTTCAACAATTCAGTCTTATCAGTCCGCGCAGATTTTCGAGGCAATCGGAATCAGCAAGGACGTAATCGACGAGTATTTTACAAACACAGTCAGCCGCGTCGGTGGAATCGGTCTTAAAGAAATTGACGAGGATGTGAACTTCCATCACAACAAGGCATTTGATCCGCTCGGACTTGCAGTGAACACTCACCTTGATTCGGTTGGAAACCACAAGCTGCGCCGCGGACCGACTTGCGAAGACCACCTTTATTCACCGGAAACGATTATCGCGCTGCAGGAAGCCACCCGCACGGGAAGCTACGAAAGATTCAAGGAATACACGGCCTTGGTTGACGACAATGCGCATCCTCACACTTTGCGCGCAATGCTCAAATTCAGCTTTCCTGAAGGAAAAGAAATCAGCATAGACGAAGTTGAGCCGGTTTCCGAAATTGTAAAACGGTTCAAGACAGGAGCTATGAGCTACGGTTCAATTTCTGAGGAAGCGCACCGCTGCATGGCTTTGGCGATGAACCACCTGCACGGAAAATCAAATTCTGGCGAGGGCGGAGAAAAGCCTGAGCGTCTTGGAACTGAGGCGAATTCTGCAATAAAGCAGGTTGCGTCCGGACGTTTCGGCGTTACGGAAGAATATTTGCTTAGCGCGAAGGAAATTCAGATTAAAATGGCGCAGGGAGCAAAGCCTGGAGAAGGCGGACATCTTCCGGGAAAGAAAGTTTATCCTTGGATTGCGCAGACCCGTTACGCAACTCCGGGCGTTTCTTTGATTTCGCCGCCGCCGCACCACGATATTTATTCAATTGAAGATTTGGCGCAGCTGATTTACGACTTGAAAAACGCGAACCGTGCCGCCCGCATTTCCGTTAAGCTTGTCTCAGAGGCTGGTGTCGGAACGATTGCGGCTGGTGTTGCAAAGGCCGGTGCGCAGGTGATTTTGATTTCAGGACACGACGGCGGAACTGGAGCTGCTCCAATTTCTTCAATTCATCATGCAGGGCTTCCGTGGGAATTAGGGCTCGCGGAAACTCACCAGACGTTGATTCAGAACGGACTTCGTTCGCGCGTTGTGATTGAGACGGACGGAAAACTTATGAGCGGCCGCGATGTTGCGATTGCCTGTCTTTTGGGCGCGGAGGAATTCGGTTTTGCAACAGCTCCTCTTATCACAATGGGCTGCGCAATGATGCGCGTTTGCAACCTTGACACTTGTCCGTTCGGCGTTGCAACCCAGAACAGCGAGCTTAGAAAACGATTTACAGGAAAACCTGAATATGTTGAAAATTTCATGAAGTTCATTGCCGAGGAGTTGCGCGAAATCATGGCAAAGTTCGGCTTCCACAGCATTGACGAAATGTGCGGACATACGGAGCTTCTTGCCCTCAAAGAAAAAAGCGCGTTCCCTAGGGCAAACCTTGTGGACATGAGCAGAATCATCGGCTGGAAAACTCCGGAAGATGCAAAGACACATTTTGAGCCTGCGGACATTTTTGACTTCCATCTTGAAAAAACTGTAGACGAGGCAAAACTTCTAAAGGCATTTGAAAAGTCAAAGAAAGCAAAGAAGGGCGTTTTTGAACTTTCAGTTTCTTCAACGGACAGAACGGTGGGAACAATTCTCGGCTCAGAGATTCAGAAAACTTTCGGCTCATCGCTTGAAGAAGACAGCTACGTTGTGAACTGCACAGGCGGCGGCGGACAGTCATTCGGCGCATTCATTCCGAAAGGCCTTACGCTGAACCTTACAGGAGACGCAAACGACTACCTCGGAAAAGGCTTGAGCGGCGGAAAAATCGTAGTCCACCCTTCAGCAAAGGCAACTTACAAAGCCGAAGAAAACATCATCATCGGAAACGTGGCCTTGTACGGAGCTACAAGCGGAAGCGCGTTCATAAACGGAATTGCAGGCGAACGTTTCTGCGTAAGAAATTCCGGGGCGGTTGCGGTTGTAGAAGGCTGCGGCGACCACGGACTTGAATACATGACAGGCGGAACTGCTGTAATTTTGGGCGGAACAGGAAAAAATCTCTGCGCGGGAATGAGTGGCGGAACCGCTTATGTTCTGGACGAGAACCACGATTTGTATCTGAGACTGAACAAGCAGCTTGTTTCCATGACAGAAGTTTCAGACAGCCACGACATTGAAATCATAAAGGACTTGATTCAGCGTCATGAAAAAGAAACCGGCTCGGAGCTTGCAAAGAAAATTCTTAAGGACTTTGATAATTACATCAGGCACTTCAAGAAAATCGTTCCTAATGATTATCAGAAGATGATGACGGAAATCGCAAAGGGCGAAGAGCGCGGTTTGAATCACGATGAAGCAGTCCTTGAAGCTTTTAAAAAGCTCACTGCATAA
- a CDS encoding NusG domain II-containing protein: MNLRLKIFDIVFILIFLTVIFFSFFNLFRKKSEKAAELFVQTPKEKFVYSLSKDGIYKFKGLLGESSIQVENGKAKFLDSPCENKNCIQSGEISANGQWAACLPNGIFINIEGKSKESNFDAISN; the protein is encoded by the coding sequence ATGAACTTGCGCTTGAAAATATTCGACATTGTGTTTATTCTGATTTTTTTAACTGTGATTTTTTTTTCGTTTTTCAATTTGTTCAGAAAAAAAAGTGAAAAGGCGGCGGAACTTTTTGTGCAGACTCCAAAAGAAAAATTTGTTTACAGCCTTTCAAAAGACGGAATTTACAAATTCAAAGGACTTCTTGGAGAAAGTTCAATTCAGGTTGAAAATGGAAAAGCGAAATTTTTAGATTCACCTTGCGAAAACAAAAACTGCATTCAAAGCGGAGAAATAAGCGCAAACGGACAATGGGCCGCCTGCCTGCCAAACGGAATATTCATTAATATAGAAGGAAAAAGCAAAGAAAGCAATTTCGATGCAATTTCAAACTAA
- a CDS encoding HEPN domain-containing protein codes for MPNEIYGTVKEWIEYADKDISSAKYLCSMHPKPLEIICYHCQQCAEKALKAFLIKNNHEVKRTHDLMLLQNDCKNISHQFDTLTLECAVLKNYSVTSRYPYPLEISEIDTENAIKYAETILEFVKKSI; via the coding sequence ATGCCTAATGAAATATATGGAACTGTCAAAGAATGGATTGAATATGCAGACAAAGACATATCATCTGCAAAATATCTTTGCTCAATGCATCCAAAGCCCTTAGAAATCATTTGCTACCACTGCCAGCAATGTGCCGAAAAAGCATTAAAAGCATTTTTAATTAAAAACAACCATGAAGTAAAAAGAACCCATGACTTAATGCTTTTACAAAATGATTGCAAAAACATTTCTCATCAATTTGATACTTTAACGCTTGAATGCGCCGTATTAAAAAACTATTCTGTTACATCTCGCTATCCATATCCTTTAGAAATATCAGAAATTGATACTGAAAATGCCATAAAATATGCAGAAACAATTCTTGAGTTTGTAAAAAAATCTATATGA
- a CDS encoding nucleotidyltransferase domain-containing protein: MKEKNITKEIQQELEEITKSILSVVSVKEIFLFGSYANGTPSENSDFDIYVVIPDNSMRPLDAMTKINMAISKNQKRPVDILVGSQSDFKKRSSLPYIEKEVFNKGIKIYA; the protein is encoded by the coding sequence ATGAAAGAAAAAAATATAACAAAAGAAATTCAGCAAGAGCTAGAAGAAATAACAAAATCAATTTTAAGCGTGGTTTCTGTAAAAGAAATATTTCTTTTTGGTTCTTATGCGAATGGAACTCCTTCAGAAAACAGCGACTTTGACATTTACGTTGTAATTCCAGATAACTCAATGCGTCCTTTAGATGCAATGACAAAAATAAACATGGCAATAAGCAAAAATCAAAAACGGCCAGTAGATATTTTAGTAGGCAGCCAAAGTGATTTTAAAAAGCGAAGTTCATTGCCATACATTGAAAAAGAAGTTTTCAACAAGGGAATCAAAATATATGCCTAA
- a CDS encoding glutamate synthase subunit beta — protein MGKNDGFMIYKRVEDSWIEPSSRIKNFKEFHNHLNDKERREQAARCMNCGVPMCQSAIKLAGMVTGCPLHNFIPEWNDALYKGQYDMAAWRLLKTSSFPEFTGRVCPALCEKACNCGNGGDIKEAVTIHDNELYIIEKAFESGYMKPQIPKVRSDKKIAVIGSGPAGLAVADLLNRRGHNVTVYERDDRIGGLLMYGIPNMKLDKKIVERRVNLMKAEGVTFITNADVGRNVDAKQLLSEYDAVALCCGAKKARPLSAQGSDAHGIMFAVDWLKSVTKSLLDSDFSDKNFFDPKGKHVVILGGGDTGNDCTGSSIRLGAASVTQLEMMPCPPAERQPNNPWPQWPKVLKTDYGAQESIEKFGHDPRVYKTTIKEVYQKDGKVCGIKTVQVEFKNVDGKRTLCEIEGSEKELPADLILIAAGFLGCEDYTANAFGAPLSARNTVATSGASSYFTGIDKVFTAGDMHRGQSLVVWAIAEGRECAREIDEYLMGYSNL, from the coding sequence ATGGGTAAAAACGACGGATTTATGATATACAAGCGCGTTGAGGATTCCTGGATTGAACCTTCTTCACGCATAAAGAATTTCAAGGAATTCCACAATCATCTTAACGACAAGGAACGGCGGGAACAGGCGGCAAGATGCATGAACTGCGGAGTTCCAATGTGCCAAAGCGCAATCAAACTTGCAGGAATGGTGACGGGATGTCCGCTCCACAATTTTATTCCTGAATGGAACGATGCGCTTTACAAAGGACAGTACGACATGGCGGCTTGGAGGCTTCTAAAAACTTCAAGCTTCCCGGAATTCACAGGAAGAGTCTGCCCCGCATTGTGCGAAAAAGCCTGCAACTGCGGAAACGGCGGCGACATAAAAGAAGCTGTAACAATTCACGACAACGAGCTTTACATAATCGAGAAGGCGTTCGAGTCAGGCTACATGAAGCCTCAGATTCCAAAAGTTAGAAGCGACAAAAAAATCGCGGTAATCGGCTCAGGACCTGCAGGACTTGCCGTTGCCGACTTGCTGAACCGCCGCGGACACAATGTAACCGTCTACGAGCGCGATGACAGAATCGGCGGACTTCTGATGTACGGCATTCCGAACATGAAGCTAGACAAAAAAATCGTGGAGCGCAGGGTCAATCTTATGAAAGCGGAAGGAGTTACATTCATAACGAACGCCGATGTCGGGCGCAACGTGGATGCCAAGCAGCTTCTTTCTGAATACGATGCGGTCGCCTTGTGCTGCGGAGCAAAAAAAGCGCGTCCCCTGTCCGCACAGGGAAGCGATGCACATGGAATAATGTTCGCTGTGGACTGGCTCAAGAGCGTTACAAAAAGCCTCTTGGACTCAGACTTTTCAGATAAAAACTTCTTTGACCCAAAAGGAAAGCACGTGGTAATTCTTGGTGGCGGAGACACAGGAAACGACTGCACAGGCTCAAGCATAAGGCTCGGCGCGGCAAGCGTAACTCAGCTTGAAATGATGCCCTGTCCTCCGGCAGAACGTCAGCCAAACAATCCGTGGCCTCAGTGGCCCAAAGTCTTAAAGACAGACTACGGGGCACAGGAATCAATTGAAAAATTCGGGCATGATCCGCGCGTTTACAAAACAACAATCAAGGAAGTTTATCAGAAAGACGGAAAAGTCTGCGGAATAAAAACAGTTCAGGTTGAATTCAAAAACGTAGACGGAAAACGTACTCTCTGCGAAATCGAAGGAAGCGAAAAAGAACTTCCAGCCGACTTGATTTTGATTGCCGCGGGATTTCTTGGCTGCGAAGATTACACCGCAAACGCATTCGGCGCACCGCTTTCCGCAAGAAACACAGTCGCAACTTCCGGCGCAAGCTCATACTTCACGGGAATAGACAAAGTCTTTACAGCAGGCGATATGCACAGAGGCCAGTCGCTTGTTGTCTGGGCAATTGCAGAAGGAAGGGAATGCGCAAGAGAAATCGATGAATACCTGATGGGATATTCAAATCTCTAG